A stretch of the Methylacidiphilum caldifontis genome encodes the following:
- a CDS encoding FAD-binding oxidoreductase: MVSKEPTDEALRSLIDHFPKSSLLISKEDLIPYSFDATATFYQPPLAVLFPSSIADIQWILQWAKANHACILPRGSGTSLSGAVVPQKNSIVLSMAKWNKILEIDRNNLTILVEPGVTTQSVQEEADKLSLFYPPDPGSYKISTIGGNVGHNSGGIRGLKYGVTRNYVLGLEVILPTGQLLWLGNKCMKDSAGYSLKDLFIGSEGTLGIVSKVLLRLIPKPQERQVILASFSTLEAAAEATSAIINAALIPSALEFLDRKTIDCIEQYNPAGFPKESEAVLLIESDGHPQAVRDEIVCILKVLQLYNPLDIKIAEEPKDQEQLWKARKVAFSALARKAPTVLLEDITVPRSALAEMIRKIQQISSQYGVEIAVYAHMGDGNLHPVFLADEQNEDLMEKVYRAMKEIFLYAIKLGGTITGEHGVGLAKKEFLAYQYNKEEFQLLKSIKKILDPDNLLNPGKIFD; encoded by the coding sequence ATGGTAAGCAAAGAACCTACAGATGAGGCTCTAAGGAGCTTGATCGATCATTTTCCTAAAAGCTCCCTACTCATCTCTAAAGAAGATCTTATTCCCTATAGCTTTGATGCCACGGCCACCTTTTATCAGCCACCCCTTGCTGTATTATTCCCTTCTTCTATCGCAGATATCCAATGGATTTTGCAATGGGCCAAAGCCAATCATGCTTGTATCCTTCCTAGGGGTTCTGGAACAAGCTTGAGTGGAGCGGTCGTCCCTCAAAAAAACTCCATTGTTCTCTCTATGGCCAAGTGGAATAAAATTTTGGAAATAGATCGCAACAATTTAACTATTTTGGTTGAACCCGGTGTCACGACTCAATCTGTGCAGGAAGAAGCCGATAAACTTTCTTTGTTTTATCCTCCAGATCCAGGATCTTATAAAATTTCAACCATCGGGGGTAATGTTGGCCATAATTCGGGTGGAATCAGAGGTCTAAAGTATGGGGTGACAAGAAATTATGTTCTTGGTCTAGAAGTCATTTTGCCAACCGGGCAGCTCCTATGGTTGGGCAACAAATGCATGAAAGACTCCGCAGGCTACTCCTTGAAAGATCTTTTTATCGGTTCTGAAGGGACACTTGGCATTGTCAGCAAGGTATTGCTCCGTTTAATTCCAAAGCCACAAGAAAGACAGGTTATTTTAGCTTCTTTCTCTACCTTGGAAGCAGCGGCTGAAGCCACCTCCGCAATCATCAATGCAGCATTAATCCCTAGTGCCTTGGAGTTTCTTGATCGCAAAACCATCGATTGCATTGAACAATACAATCCCGCTGGTTTTCCTAAAGAAAGTGAAGCGGTATTGCTCATTGAATCCGATGGTCATCCTCAAGCTGTCCGTGACGAAATCGTTTGCATACTTAAAGTTCTCCAGCTTTATAATCCATTGGACATCAAAATCGCTGAAGAACCTAAAGATCAAGAGCAACTGTGGAAGGCACGAAAAGTTGCATTCTCAGCCCTCGCTAGAAAAGCTCCTACCGTTCTTTTAGAAGATATTACGGTTCCAAGAAGTGCGCTTGCTGAAATGATCCGTAAAATCCAACAAATCTCAAGCCAATATGGAGTCGAAATAGCCGTTTATGCACACATGGGCGATGGCAATCTGCATCCTGTTTTTTTAGCCGATGAGCAAAACGAAGATTTAATGGAAAAAGTCTACAGGGCTATGAAAGAGATCTTTCTTTATGCCATAAAACTGGGAGGAACGATCACTGGAGAACATGGTGTGGGTTTAGCTAAAAAAGAATTCCTAGCTTATCAATATAACAAGGAAGAGTTCCAACTGCTTAAAAGCATAAAAAAAATCCTCGACCCCGATAATCTTTTAAATCCGGGGAAAATTTTTGATTGA
- a CDS encoding GMC family oxidoreductase, with protein sequence MGVLSSNETVDVCVIGTGAGGGNLIRELCLQGVKVTALEAGPRLVPEKDFENDEWAMFLKTAWLDPRETQGKDITGLATWTCKTVGGTTLHWAGASLRIQPWEFKVKSIYGDIPQANLVDWPIRLEELLPYYEKAEKVLGVSGRIMPFQPGNTNFLVMKKGAEKLGIKATAGFMAINSLPYDGRPPCDQCGFCFQGCTIKAKWNVLYEAIPKAEQTGNLDLRPQCQAIRIETDSSKRANKVIYADAQGKLHQIKAKVICVACNSIETARLLLNSESSQFPHGLANGSGMVGKNYMRHLTASSYALFPNPVHAYKGITMMGLIDEFAKNEPKRGFVGGFHLETIMLGPAFLSVFIRPGPATSTSQAKALWGKPLQNLMDNYTHVAGMWIVGEDLPQLSNGVTLHKEKKDRFGMPIPVITFNDHPNDKRMREFGWKKAREIYEAAGAIEVYDTPPYPATHNLGTCRMGNDPETSVTNSYGQCHEVKNLFISDGSVFPTGACENPTLTISALAIRQAEYIIKEMKALRL encoded by the coding sequence ATGGGTGTTCTCTCTTCAAATGAAACAGTTGATGTGTGTGTAATAGGAACAGGAGCCGGTGGCGGCAATCTGATCAGAGAGCTCTGCCTTCAAGGAGTCAAAGTCACTGCTCTTGAGGCTGGCCCGCGGCTTGTCCCTGAAAAAGATTTTGAAAATGATGAATGGGCCATGTTTTTGAAAACAGCATGGTTAGATCCTCGAGAAACTCAAGGAAAAGATATAACAGGACTTGCTACCTGGACATGTAAAACTGTTGGAGGAACAACCCTCCATTGGGCAGGAGCATCATTACGGATTCAACCATGGGAGTTTAAAGTCAAATCGATCTATGGTGATATTCCCCAAGCCAACCTTGTGGATTGGCCAATCCGCCTTGAAGAACTCTTGCCTTACTACGAAAAGGCTGAAAAAGTCCTTGGAGTTTCTGGTCGCATCATGCCTTTTCAACCTGGAAACACCAATTTTCTGGTTATGAAAAAAGGAGCTGAAAAACTTGGAATTAAGGCGACAGCTGGCTTTATGGCCATTAATAGCCTGCCTTACGATGGGCGACCTCCTTGTGACCAATGTGGTTTTTGTTTCCAGGGCTGTACCATTAAAGCGAAATGGAATGTTCTCTACGAAGCCATTCCTAAAGCGGAGCAAACGGGAAACTTGGATTTAAGACCGCAATGTCAAGCCATTCGGATAGAAACAGATTCCAGCAAAAGAGCAAACAAAGTCATTTATGCGGATGCTCAAGGAAAACTTCATCAAATCAAGGCAAAAGTTATCTGTGTAGCTTGCAACAGCATTGAAACGGCAAGACTCTTGCTCAATTCTGAATCTTCACAATTCCCTCATGGGTTAGCCAATGGTAGCGGCATGGTGGGTAAAAATTACATGCGCCATTTAACTGCTTCTTCTTATGCCCTATTTCCTAATCCTGTCCATGCTTATAAAGGCATAACCATGATGGGACTTATCGATGAGTTTGCAAAAAATGAACCTAAAAGAGGATTTGTGGGTGGATTTCATCTCGAAACCATAATGCTAGGACCCGCATTTCTATCGGTTTTTATTAGACCAGGACCCGCTACCTCCACTTCCCAGGCAAAAGCTTTATGGGGCAAACCACTCCAGAACTTGATGGATAACTACACCCATGTCGCTGGCATGTGGATAGTTGGAGAGGATCTTCCTCAGCTCTCAAACGGGGTGACTTTGCACAAAGAAAAAAAAGATCGATTTGGTATGCCCATCCCGGTTATTACCTTTAATGATCATCCTAACGATAAGCGCATGCGCGAATTTGGTTGGAAAAAAGCAAGGGAAATCTATGAAGCTGCAGGAGCCATAGAAGTCTACGATACCCCACCCTATCCTGCCACTCACAATCTAGGAACATGTCGCATGGGAAATGATCCGGAAACTTCGGTCACCAATTCTTATGGCCAATGCCATGAAGTAAAAAACCTTTTCATTTCTGATGGGAGTGTCTTTCCTACGGGGGCTTGTGAAAATCCTACACTGACCATATCCGCTCTGGCTATCCGTCAAGCTGAATATATTATAAAGGAAATGAAAGCTTTACGGCTTTGA
- a CDS encoding gluconate 2-dehydrogenase subunit 3 family protein: MATSPLVENGFQNGFLSDLQQKNLRQFIALVVPHQGEAFEKARNNTFDSLLHSWSKDADVKKQEKLKAYLDLLQRYAQKTSRKDFYSLSSSEGTEIIQQTESQKIFQDLLNQILSVFYNNHGVWAAIGYPGPSMNDNGKYLGGYVNKGFDQLSW, encoded by the coding sequence TTGGCGACTTCACCACTGGTTGAAAACGGTTTTCAAAATGGATTTCTTAGTGATCTTCAACAAAAAAACCTCAGACAATTTATAGCACTGGTTGTTCCTCATCAGGGAGAAGCCTTTGAAAAGGCTAGGAACAACACCTTTGATTCCCTTCTTCATTCATGGTCAAAAGACGCAGATGTGAAGAAACAAGAGAAACTAAAAGCTTACCTCGATTTGCTTCAACGGTATGCTCAAAAAACATCAAGAAAAGATTTCTATTCTCTTTCTTCTTCTGAAGGGACGGAGATTATCCAACAAACTGAATCCCAAAAGATTTTCCAAGATCTTCTCAATCAGATTCTTTCTGTTTTCTACAATAATCATGGAGTATGGGCTGCAATTGGATATCCTGGACCCTCTATGAATGATAATGGGAAGTATCTTGGAGGGTATGTTAACAAAGGATTCGACCAACTGAGCTGGTAA
- a CDS encoding VOC family protein, with amino-acid sequence MIERFLHVRYRVSNLEKAIYYFVNFLGLQEVGRIVSPRGSKLVFLKAPESECLLELCEFPDSGKVIVPPDLTHLAFSVKDLEEARIKCNKMGWPFTDSVQRAENGLLFTFIDAPDGYEIELIQEDQKDNKKE; translated from the coding sequence ATGATTGAACGTTTTCTACATGTAAGATATCGAGTCTCAAATTTGGAAAAAGCTATTTATTATTTTGTTAATTTTCTTGGCCTTCAAGAAGTGGGTAGGATAGTTTCACCAAGAGGTTCTAAATTGGTTTTTCTCAAAGCTCCTGAAAGTGAATGTCTCCTTGAACTTTGTGAATTTCCAGATAGTGGAAAAGTCATTGTTCCACCCGATTTAACTCATCTTGCTTTCTCAGTTAAAGATCTCGAAGAGGCACGCATAAAATGTAACAAGATGGGATGGCCGTTTACAGATAGCGTACAAAGAGCAGAAAATGGCCTTTTATTTACATTCATTGATGCCCCTGATGGTTATGAAATCGAACTTATTCAAGAAGATCAAAAAGATAATAAAAAGGAATAA
- a CDS encoding methane monooxygenase/ammonia monooxygenase subunit C: protein MANERAATVGAIDLSAIAEQIPKKEYFNNWRFYIYCILISLFYGACMLYQRAFAITKGIDYTSQDFQTYWMNLFWGITIMNVIIWTLTWGWIWYVYRDRHLEQLSPAEELKRWYSNWLLTLGVYAWCLVWAVFFVEQDGVWHSSMIRDTEFTPSHIFNFYLSWPIFINFGVAGLMLTRTRLPVMGKKWLLPLVMEVAWPIMFIPLIGENEWGHSAWILEEWFAAPLHWTFVPFAWAAVWFLGNGFDMFPRIAAVLKATYFGENCMSAAEAMENPEEATNPVHTLPGM from the coding sequence ATGGCTAATGAAAGAGCAGCAACTGTAGGAGCAATAGATCTATCAGCTATTGCTGAACAGATACCTAAAAAGGAATACTTCAATAATTGGAGATTCTATATTTATTGCATACTGATATCGCTCTTTTATGGAGCTTGTATGCTTTATCAAAGAGCCTTTGCAATCACCAAGGGCATAGATTATACCTCGCAGGACTTCCAGACTTATTGGATGAACCTATTCTGGGGTATAACCATAATGAATGTAATCATATGGACCCTGACATGGGGTTGGATCTGGTATGTATATAGGGATAGGCATTTGGAACAACTTAGCCCAGCTGAGGAGTTGAAGAGGTGGTATTCCAACTGGTTATTGACTCTGGGAGTCTATGCGTGGTGCTTGGTTTGGGCTGTATTTTTTGTTGAGCAGGATGGGGTATGGCATTCATCCATGATCAGAGACACGGAGTTTACTCCGAGTCACATTTTTAATTTTTATCTGAGTTGGCCCATTTTTATTAATTTTGGGGTTGCCGGCTTGATGCTTACAAGAACAAGGCTCCCTGTAATGGGTAAAAAATGGTTGCTTCCTTTGGTCATGGAAGTAGCTTGGCCAATCATGTTTATTCCTTTAATTGGGGAAAATGAATGGGGACACAGTGCTTGGATTTTAGAAGAATGGTTTGCGGCTCCTTTGCATTGGACCTTTGTGCCTTTTGCGTGGGCGGCCGTGTGGTTTTTAGGCAATGGATTTGACATGTTTCCAAGAATAGCGGCTGTCTTGAAGGCAACCTATTTTGGTGAAAATTGCATGTCGGCTGCTGAGGCGATGGAGAATCCAGAGGAAGCTACAAATCCCGTACATACCCTTCCTGGTATGTAA
- a CDS encoding methane monooxygenase/ammonia monooxygenase subunit A produces the protein MQTQTIRTSPELQKEGLAVGKRIQFVAWVIIGMTVTVGTFASQSLLEGDWSFWIDWKDRRYFPILGVISYMLMLVSVQAACWIKARLPVGMTLCAVGINLWQWFERYVNWWGWFGYPMNELFPETVIPCAIAADCVLLLSRKLLLTYLFGAYAFALTFYPANWVMIAPFHQPIEALGQTLSLADYIGFSYVRSAIPEYLRMIESGTLRTFEGGALGPAIFFSGVVGIFIYAIFWWIGDQCTRNRWVKKI, from the coding sequence ATGCAAACACAGACGATAAGAACTTCCCCTGAACTGCAAAAGGAAGGATTAGCGGTTGGGAAAAGGATTCAATTTGTAGCGTGGGTAATTATTGGAATGACTGTAACTGTAGGAACATTTGCTTCTCAGTCTCTTCTAGAGGGAGACTGGAGCTTCTGGATAGATTGGAAAGATCGTCGGTATTTTCCAATTCTAGGGGTGATTTCCTACATGTTAATGTTGGTCAGTGTTCAGGCAGCATGTTGGATTAAAGCTAGGCTTCCCGTAGGGATGACCTTGTGTGCTGTAGGAATCAATCTTTGGCAGTGGTTTGAAAGGTATGTCAATTGGTGGGGATGGTTCGGTTATCCAATGAATGAATTGTTCCCGGAGACGGTTATTCCTTGTGCGATTGCTGCCGATTGCGTCCTTCTTTTATCAAGGAAGCTTCTCTTGACTTATCTATTTGGTGCCTATGCTTTTGCCTTGACTTTTTATCCGGCTAACTGGGTCATGATTGCCCCCTTTCACCAACCTATAGAAGCTTTAGGCCAAACATTAAGTCTTGCAGATTATATCGGCTTTTCTTACGTGCGCTCCGCTATTCCTGAATATTTAAGAATGATCGAAAGCGGTACACTGCGTACTTTTGAAGGAGGAGCTTTAGGGCCAGCCATATTTTTCAGTGGGGTTGTCGGTATCTTCATTTATGCGATTTTCTGGTGGATTGGAGATCAGTGCACAAGAAATCGTTGGGTGAAGAAAATCTAA
- the amoB gene encoding bacterial ammonia monooxygenase, subunit AmoB gives MKIKNWFIIPIVLAFSLMLATIASNSLFASGIGERAQEAILRMRTAQFYDVRFSSNHLKVGEDLVVTGKVMILPIWPHELGFSGIGYINFFEPGPRLVRKETVVNGQPVFSSMIIKLGDTYDFKEVLTARQPGTWPVGVTMNIKDIGPIVGPSIKVTIDPSSTPYTNTVQTLTGQSVNLENYGLSRAMGWSFLWVLLGIGWLYYWLILKPTAPRLGLAYLEKEDELVTKQDQKLGLLFLGLVIVLVFGGAFIASKQFPIVVPLQKTFVRIDPLPQEPTYVEAKVNKATYNVQQRSLDFDLVVTNKGTDKVYLRRFQTANVAFLNPAAPDNQWPADSPEVNGGDLQITPNDPILPGETKQLHIKAQGAAWEVERLSTIYKESASRFGGLLFFGDTQGHRNIIAIADQFIVPVFQ, from the coding sequence ATGAAAATAAAAAATTGGTTCATCATTCCAATTGTTTTGGCTTTTAGTCTAATGCTAGCAACAATTGCTTCTAACTCTCTTTTTGCTTCCGGAATAGGCGAAAGGGCACAGGAAGCAATTCTAAGAATGCGAACGGCTCAATTTTATGATGTTCGGTTTTCATCGAATCATCTGAAAGTGGGCGAAGATCTCGTGGTCACGGGAAAAGTCATGATATTGCCCATATGGCCACATGAACTTGGATTTTCGGGTATTGGTTATATCAATTTTTTTGAACCTGGGCCAAGGCTAGTTCGAAAAGAAACCGTGGTCAATGGCCAGCCGGTGTTTTCAAGCATGATTATAAAGCTTGGGGATACCTATGATTTCAAGGAAGTGTTAACTGCCCGACAGCCAGGAACCTGGCCCGTGGGGGTAACCATGAATATTAAAGATATCGGGCCAATTGTAGGTCCTTCCATCAAGGTTACCATCGATCCCTCTTCAACTCCATATACTAACACCGTACAAACGTTGACGGGTCAAAGCGTTAACTTAGAGAACTATGGATTGAGTAGGGCCATGGGTTGGTCTTTTCTGTGGGTTTTGTTAGGTATTGGGTGGCTTTATTATTGGCTTATTTTAAAACCCACAGCCCCAAGGCTTGGATTGGCTTACTTAGAAAAAGAAGATGAACTGGTTACTAAGCAAGATCAAAAGCTTGGGTTATTGTTTCTTGGTCTTGTTATCGTCCTTGTTTTTGGTGGTGCTTTTATTGCCTCCAAACAATTTCCTATAGTCGTTCCTTTACAAAAAACATTTGTAAGGATTGATCCCTTACCCCAGGAACCGACGTATGTGGAAGCTAAGGTCAATAAAGCAACCTATAATGTCCAGCAGAGAAGTCTAGATTTTGATTTAGTAGTCACCAATAAGGGAACAGATAAGGTATATTTAAGACGGTTTCAAACAGCAAATGTAGCCTTTTTGAATCCAGCAGCTCCCGACAATCAATGGCCTGCAGATTCACCGGAAGTCAATGGAGGAGATCTTCAAATAACCCCAAATGACCCCATTTTGCCGGGTGAAACCAAGCAATTGCACATTAAAGCTCAGGGAGCAGCTTGGGAAGTTGAAAGGCTGTCTACCATTTACAAGGAGTCGGCTTCTCGATTTGGTGGACTGCTCTTTTTTGGGGATACTCAAGGCCATAGAAATATTATTGCTATAGCTGATCAGTTTATTGTTCCAGTGTTTCAATAA